The genomic interval TCAGTAGGAAGATGTTCTAAAGAGACAGATGtgcaccctcacccccaccccagccatcaGACTACTGGCACAATGCATCCTATGGAGTTGGAATTTCCCCAGGAGAAGGCTGGAACCCTTGCTGTCTGCTGGAGTGGAAGCTTGTCTCCTAAACAAGAGCTCACACAGTCCAGACATCTTGGTGGAAAGTTCTACAGAAGAGACTACGGCAGAAACAACAGTGGTGGGTAGAGGCACCCCAGACTTCCAATTATGGCATCTCTGACCATGGTGGGCAGGAGCACACCCTGACCAGATTTCTTAGCTATGCGCACCTCTGACACCAAACATGGCTTCTTAGGGGCTGCCAGAGTCCAGGCTCTGACCCTAACAACTCTGGTAACAAGCCTGATCAAAAATGTCAAAAGAGGCATTCACAGCTGAAACTGAAAAGACAATAAGAATGTATTGGGTGGACAAGGAGCAGGGAGGCATCTCTGACAGGTGAAGTAATTTATGCAGGTGAAGGGCAAGGTGTGTTTGGGAAAACAGGAAGATCAGTGCCCCTGGAAAAGAGGTGAATGGTGAGAGTGGCCCCCAAAAATACAGGGCTCCCCATCAGACACCATGGCCCCTGAGAGTACAGGACACCCCATTAGACAGCTTAGGCTTGAGAGTGGTGTCCAACTCTGAGCAAGGGGAAAACAGTAGCAAATGACTTCATCATCTCTTTCTTCGTTGCTTGTCTGTCTTTGCTTTGACTGAAAACCAGCATAAACTAAATAGCCTTGTGACTTACAATTCAGATTAACAGGGAAACTGAAATTTAATTAGATTTGGAGTTTTTGCAATTCTTTTTGAAAATGATTTATATGTTCTCAAACTTTtaagaaattatccaaggaggtAACAAGTATAAGAAAGCTATACTGTAAAGGGGCCGCAATAATGTATGGGACATTAGGAACTGAATAGCTATGCTGTAAAGGGCCAAGGATAATGTGCAGGACATTAGGAACTGAACAACACTTATCTAACACTCATATAAAAAAGCAGCTAGGGAACTAAATCACCGCAGGATCTGCTTCCTTAAAGAAACAATGTGTCAATCAGACCTGGGGCTGTGGGCCCATAACCCCAGGTCTTCAGGAGGCTGGGGTATGAGAATCAGAAGTCAAGGCCTATGTGGGCTACAAGGTGAGCCCAAGACAGCCTGGAGAATTCAGCGAGACCTTGCCTCAGAACAGAAAGTAAAAGGAGGGATGGGCTGTAGCTTGATGGGCGGTAGACAGCTTGCTTGGCTTGTACCAGACCCAGACTTTACTCCCTGACACTGAGAatctgaaaggaggaaggaaggctagggaaggaaaagaaagaaagggaggaggaaagacgggaggaagaggaggaggaagaaaggaaggaaccatAATCACCCATTTGTATTGTATAGTATAGAAATGATCTAGATAGAGAAGTGATTTTCTACTGGACCCCACATCCCAAGCACATGTATATAGACCCCCATCCCAGGCACATGTATACAGACCCTGCATCCCAGGCACATGTATACAGCTCCCACATCCCAGGCACATGTATACAGATCTACATTCCAGGCACATGTATACAGACCCTGCATCCCAGGCACATGAATACAGACCCTGCATCCCAGGCACATGTATACAGACCCCACGTCCCAGGCACATGTATACAGATCTACATCCCAGGCACATGTATACAGACCCTGCATCCCAGGCACATGTATACAGCTCCCACATCCCAGGCACATGTATACAGATATACATCCCAGGCACATGAATACAGACCCTGCATCCCAGGCACATGTATACAGACCCCATGTCCCAGGCACATGTATACAGATATACATCCCAGGCACGTGTGTAAAGATCCTGAGACAGGAAATTCTTTGCTTGAGAATCTAGATGGAGGCTGTGGTGCTGGAGTAAAGCGGAAGGGCAGAGCGAGGCCATGAGGATGACAGAAGGGTAGGCAGAagtctagcaaaaaaaaaaaaaaaaaagtccttttatAGCCTCGCCTTTCCCTGGGAAAGCCTCTGCTCTTAGCAGACACTGATGGTCAGTGCAACTCCATTCCAGCCATAGTGTGCTCCCTGGAGTCTCCGGCCATCTATTCCCTTCTTTCTTTAATCCCTTCACAGGTCTTCTTCCACCATAACCACGTGGCTCTGTTCTATTTCTCCTGGCCTGACTTCTCCCTCTCAGGTCTCCCAGGGAGCTttcccacagccacagccacggCTCATGGGAGTGAcaaccctctgcctctctcttaaGCCGTTTACATGAATATCCCACACTCTCCTGGGAACCTGCAATCTTTCCCTCAAAATCTGTTACATTTCTTATCTTACCAAACTGTTTTAAAAATCAGACCTCCAGCTGGGTGCGGTggccacacatctttaattccagcacttgggagacagaggcaggtggagctctgagttcaaggctggtctccagcatagccagggctacacacaaaaaccctgtgtcaaaaataaaataaaataaaataaaatattcttaagtaaataaacataaataaaaatataaaagtaggtgtcttagtcaatgttttattgctgtgaagagacactgtattggctagttttgtgtcaacttgatacagctggagttatcacagagaaaggagcttcagttgaggaaatgcctccatgagatacaactgtaaggcattttctcaattagtgatcaagggggaaaggccccttgtgggtgggaccatctctgggctggtagtcttgggttctataagagagcaggctgagcaagccaggggaagcaagccagtaagtaacatccctccatggcctctgcatcagctcctgcttcctaacctacttgagttccagtcctgacttttttcagtgatgaacagcaatgtggaaatgtaagctgaataaaccctttcctccccaacttgcttcttggtcatgaagtttgtgcaggaataaaaaccctgactaagacagacaccacgaccacagtaactctttttaaagaaaaacatttgattGAAGCTGGCTTaatgttcagaggtttagtccattatcatcacaacAAGGAGCCTGGCGCCACAAAGGCACaagtggtgctggagagatagctgagaaTTCTGCATTCAGGTTGGCGGGTAGTGGGAAGAGAGAGgcactgggtctggcttgagcatttgaaacctcaaagctcatcccCTCAGTggcccacacatcttcacttgcgaatattcactgcaatgagtcaattgtctggttcaagatctctggcttctgtgacttcACCCATGTCGGATCCTCACCGGGACTCCTGGTtattgtcctgtgtcatggagctCCTGCAGCTTTGGGTCTGCAGGCCCAGCATGGGGgccgttcttattcaaaccaccacagtaggaCTTGTattcatccattttttttaaatttgaaattctAAAGATGATTTTATGTGTACGGTTCTTTTGCCTGCATCAGTGCTAGGAGTTGAAACTGGGGCCTCTGGAGAAGTGGAAATGTTCTTAAGCACTGACTAATGTTTGCAGCCCCAATAGCCAGATTTTAAATATCATTATTTCCCTACCCCACCCGGAGATCTTCATTTTCTATAGCTGGCCAGTCACCCACGTCTTTCAGTTTTATCTGCTAAATCCTGTTCAGAGTCCTTTCCATACACTCCAGCCTGGTTCACAGCCTCCTTTCCCTTTAACTCCCAGAACACTTATTGGTTCCTGCTCTCCTAGTCACCCACTGTGTTGGTTTGGCTGAGACTggctcccacaggctcatatatttgaattcttggtcacAAGGAAGTGAAactgaaaggattaggaggtgtggccttgttggaggaagtgtgtcattggggctGGGTTTTAAAATCTATGCCAGGcctccaccctccccacccccatcccctacaCACTTTCTCAGTTGCTGCTCCTGTACCTGCCGGTGCACTATGGTGCTCCCCACCACgatgatgataataatggactaaatctctgaaactgtaatccaaggccaattaaatgttatcctttgtaagtgttgctgtggtcatggcatctcttcacagcaacagtgactaagacaccatgcTTCCAGCCTCCCAAGGACCCACTTAACATGGGGGTCTGTGACTGCTCTGGCTGTTCCTCTGTCATTGGTTCAAGTCTATACAATTCGTCACAATACTACGTTTCTCCTTCAACATCCCTCTCACAGTACGTTCCAGCAAGACCATGCTGCATGGAGTCCCTTGAACAAGCACGCACTTCTTTGTATGTGTGCTGAATAGGGCAAATTAGGAAGCCATTGTAGCCATCTGCCACACCACGTGAAAATAACCCATACCTTTCTTTCAACCAAAGCTGCAGAGAACAGGTCTCACTCTTGTTAGAAACCACACTGCCAAATACTCATTCCttcaatgtgtatgtatatgtgcctaCTGTTTCCTAGGGGTCCAGGGAACAGCAACAGATGGAGCCAATTCCCAATcctcagagatccttctgtttAGTGAGGGGACTCCGGCAGATTGCCTATATAGAAACACTCACAATCTAGGACTCCTCATGGAAGTCTTTACAATTTGTGCAAATAAAAGACTCTTCATAAACCACTGTCTCAGCATCCGTCTGAACGCTGTTCTGActaattttttcctttaaacaACACATATGGCAGTAACTAAGGCAGCCAGACTCATGGCTTGAACGGCCCCAATTATGGATCCTGTGGTCTTTAGGAAATCACAGCTCTTTTAACTAATAGAAAACCTTTTTATATTCATGGAGATAAAGTCACATCCAAGTAACCCAAGTGAAATTAACAATGTCATTTAGTTAGATGTTTACAAAGTTATAGAAGGCTAAAGATGCCTAAAAACACCTGGCCCCATACACAACATCCCTCTATATTCTCCTGATGATCAAGCAATAGCCCCGCGTGCTGGTCCCCTGACGGCACCACATACTAAGCCTCAATGGCTTTAGTGGTCACATGTCCTCTCCTCTGCTTAGAAATTAAGGCATTCCCAAACCCTCTGAAACGCAAGCGGCTTCTCTTCCCTGGTCTCCTTCACCCTTTGAGCCTCACACCACGACATCACAGGAAACAGAGTGTTAGGAAGACGCACTGAGGCTGTTACTGGCGTCCCTAGCACCAGACACCAAAGTCATAACAAATGTTTGTTAACTGAGTAATCGTGAAGTTCTAACTGAAACTTAGAAGAATTTAAAATGGACATATTCTAGAGAGCAAACTTTACCCAAAGGTACAACTGGCCACATTTCATCTCTAGCAAGTATCTGTAACATTCCAAAATTTAAATTCTGAGTGTTAAGTCTGCCATCAAATTTACACTTCATCAGACCTGCAGTCCAGGCTGTTGTTTGGCTGCCCTGGCTGCGGACAGAGTTGACTCACTTTAGATCGACTGAGGTTAAATTGACAGCTGTTGTACCAATGTCTTTGTCAATCACTTGCCTTTTAGATGAGGGAGAGAAAAAACTTTACAAGATTTTCATCCATTTAGTGTTATTTTTAGATTGCTACATGGATATCTCTACCGTCCTCAAATAACAGGCCTTTTCTTCAGGAGAAAATAAAACTAAGGAGAACAGAGCTTGAGGCTACATTCCTAAGTCCTTCACTTGCTCTCAGGGGGTAAAATCTTAACACATGGAAATGAAAACTGAGTTCCCCTTAAAGGCTAAAATGTCCCACCAAGTCACAGAATTTTGTCTTCACTCAGCAGATCGTCCCTGGCACGTTAGGCTTATGATAAATGTCATGGCAGAATGAGATGTTTGTTCCATCTTTTATTATGCATCTGATCATCTTCCCCTTGCTACCCTGTGGCCCTGCAGACAACAGCTGGGCACTCATAAGCCAAGGAGAGGTTTAATACAAAGCAACGTGGAGAGATGTGGAATGTAGGGTTTTAAGATTTAAATACTGGTTCTAAAAGACTTAAGGCAGGACATTTGTTTAAATCATGGAATTTTTTTCCATCCCTAGATTAGGGAACTAGTCCATGCCAAGAAGAAAACTTACTAGAACTAAGATgagaaaaaaggagaggggggaaggaaaaggagagaggaaagaaaagtcaatggagagaagaaggaaggggatgggaggacaggagaggagagaggaggaagggcaaaggaggggaggggagtgcaaggaaggggaggggaaggggaagggagggcaggggagggcaggggaggacaggggagggcaggggagaggagcagagggcagggcaggacaaGACAGGAAGCAAGAGCCAGAAAGGAGCAGAAGAATGGTCTAAGGGATTCTGCATCACATGGGGCCTGTCCAGACCTTCTCAGctggagaggaagacagagccCAGACAGGTGTAGGAAGCATAGCCATCCACGTTTCCTTATAGAGTTGATAAAAGTTAAAGTCATCAGAGTTTTTCTCTGTTCGCTGTTTTATCTGTTAAGATCCAAGGGGAAAACCAAACAACTATTAAGTGTTCAAAACTAAggaaagtggggctggagaaaagGTGAAGTGGTTACCACAGATCTTTCAGGGGATCTAGGTTCGATTCCTACACAGCAGCTCACCACCTGTCCTAGGGCATCGACATCCTCTCTTCTAGCTTTTTGAGTGCACCAGGCATCCAtatggtgcacaggcatacatgcagaagaAACATTCAGAATTGGACGTGTGGATGGCAGAGAAACTGAGAAGCTACGTGGGTAGATGCAGCAGTAGAAATTGTCCAACACTGTCCCCGAGTTGGgacaagaggaagaaaggaagttacTGGAACTCAGGGGTCAAGATATCCAAGCATAGCATAGCAGGGCTGTTCGGAAGGAATTAGAACATATAGGAAGTGCAGGTGATAACAATTCAAAGAAGGAAACCCCGCCCTCCCTCCAGGGACCCAGTAACCACTCACTCCCAAGTGCGTCACCAAGAACACCAAGATCAATTTGGACTCTAGCTCACTTGAGGCCAGCCACTCTGCAGCAGCAAGAAGAGACTGAGCATGTGTCTAGgggcaaacacatacatgcatgatgggggaggggggcagaatGTCTGCAGGGGTTATCTGAGACAGTGGCACTGAGACAGTCTCACAGGGTCACCATACACTTGCAGGATCCAGACGAACCCGGAGAAGAGACCTTGAAGCTGGAATGAAGGAGAGACACAGTAGAGATCTACTTAGCCTTGAAATGTAGCATCAGATGACCTGAAGACATCAAGTCCTGCATGTTCAGAAGACACCACTGAGAAGCCCAAACACTAACTGTGCCTCAGGAAACTGACTACATATAACTGCTCAACTCCTCTACTTGCGTATGACACTCCAAAGAAGGGCAGAGGAGACATCTGACCAAATGAAGCTGGATCTAGGTGCActcagaagcaaagaaagaaaagaaccaggGCAGTGAACCAGTGTGCCCTATGTCTGAAACAGCTGCACAGCTGGGAGCAGACCCTGTTCATGGAAGCTCTGGAGCTAGAGGTGTGTGTAGGTTCCAGGGCTTGCTTTCAAACACAGGGCTTTTCAGGGAAGCTCTCAGACAGGCAACCTTGGGATTTGGTCTTTGGATTGGGATTTAGCATGCAGCTGGGGGAGGAGCCTTCAAGGAAGCTGCACAGTCCTTCCACGCCCATCACAGTCCTTCAGAAACATGCCCGCCTCTCACTGGATGAGGAGATGCAAAGGTAGCAGAACTGGCTTGATCTTTGAAGAGTAGCATCAACTGCTTTTGAGAAAACTTGAGCTTCGATCTCAAAGCACTCACATAGTTTATAGATTGTGAAATTCACAGGAAAAATACACTCTGCTATTTAAAGCACATCGTTGCTACATAGACAACTTGTCCATAGTAAAACAAATTTTAGACTATCATGTAATACTTGTGTCTGTCATGCCTTTCTCCAAAGTACTGGAGCGTGCTAATTTTTTTGTAAGACAAAGAAACATGACAATTTACAAATAACAGCGTTTATCACTATTCTGGGGACATATTCTTACATTTTCCATTTGTAACATAataacttaagaaagaaaaatatcattctctccattttcttgcAAACCAGAAAATGATGTTACAAAAAATAAATCATcatactgttttctgtttgtttgtttgtttgcttacctCATTTGAGATGAGTGTTCCAGAAAGATCTACTGATATCAAGGATAACATGCTTGCAATATATTCAATTGCCAAGTCAGTCAGATGTTCACAATTTCGTAAATTCAAGTAGTGTAAATTAGGGCAACTGAAAGAAAAGACGAAAGGATTAACCTCCGTGCCCTTACACGATGACACCACTGACGACTTCATGAAAAGCTGAGGAGAGCAGATGGTGTGGAAGAAGGAATTCTCCTTTCCTCAACCGAATGTAAACTGACTGAGCTGTTTGCTTTGTTGATACGGGGTCTTAGTCTACACCttaggctggcccagaactcactatgtagtgctagggtggtcttgaacttgtggccATCCTCTTGcctttgaagtgctgggattacaggtgtgagccaccacagctgGCTAGTACTTTTGGTGTTATAAAgttggagagaaggaagggagatggAAGTGTAAGACTTTCTGTGATTTGGGGCTTCACGGTGATTTCTAACAATGCAAAGCATTTATCacagtcaccatggaaacacctGAAGAGTCCCAAGGCTGAACCCCACACTGAGATTCAATGGTTTGCAGCAGGAGCTGAGTTCAGCTCAAGATTAAACCAATCACCCAGATTAGCCCTCAGGAAAGCCTGGAGTAGGGTTTATAAAGGGACAGAATCCTTGAAGAGATCAAAGAAGTCACACATATCTACATATCCTTATCTACAGTTCAGAATTTGAGCTCCACCACAGTAAGGTGATATCTCAGATGTGAGAGGAGGTTAGTTCCATCTAAGGATTTCAAGCTCAGGGCTCCTCCAGCTTCTGGACATGCCTAATGTGCTAGAGAGGGCATGGACTCTTGGCTTTGAGACCTATCACTGATCATGCTCCTATTAGCAACATAACAGCTAAAATGCTAGTGTAGATATCGATTTTCCTACCGCTCTGACAGTCTGATGACAGAGGAATCGCCCAGCAGTGAGCAGTTAGTCAAATTGAGCTCTCTTAGCCTGATACTCGCAGGACCATCAAAAAAATGCTTC from Mus musculus strain C57BL/6J chromosome 5, GRCm38.p6 C57BL/6J carries:
- the Fbxl13 gene encoding dynein regulatory complex subunit 6 isoform X5, which translates into the protein MGSGPDIDNCLKNFHSLAPLAHSVRTRHSQSKGQLKDWISVQGFRNIASSCTGIVHLTINDMPTLTDNCVKVLVEKCPRISSVVLIGSPHISDSAFKALSSCDLKKIRFEGNKRISDACFKSIDRNYPGINHIYMVDCKGLTDSSLKSLSLLKQLTVLNLTNCIRIGDIGLKHFFDGPASIRLRELNLTNCSLLGDSSVIRLSERCPNLHYLNLRNCEHLTDLAIEYIASMLSLISVDLSGTLISNETSAYPSVILMASLCPSALLQHHSLHLDSQAKNFLSQDLYTRAWDVYLYTCAWDMGSVYMCLGCRVCIHVPGMYICIHVPGMWELYTCAWDAGSVYMCLGCRSVYMCLGRGVCIHVPGMQGLYSCAWDAGSVYMCLECRSVYMCLGCGSCIHVPGMQGLYTCAWDGGLYTCAWDVGSSRKSLLYLDHFYTIQYKWVIMVPSFLPPPLPPVFPPPFLSFPSLAFLPPFRFSVSGSKVWVWYKPSKLSTAHQATAHPSFYFLF